A single window of Dermacentor albipictus isolate Rhodes 1998 colony chromosome 1, USDA_Dalb.pri_finalv2, whole genome shotgun sequence DNA harbors:
- the Ski6 gene encoding exosome complex component RRP41, with product MAGLELLSDEGYRLDGRKPFEQRKIACRLGVFTQADGSAYIEQGNAKVLAAVYGPHEPRGSRSRSFHDRVLVNCQFSMATFSTLERKRRPRGDKKSQEMTLHIQQAFEASILTQLYPRSQIDIFVEVLQSDGGTLSVCINAATLALIDAGIALKDYVCACSVGFVDGVPLVDISHLEESLRGPELTVAVLPKSQQMVLLEMTSRVHVDNLQKMLDAAVKGCIDVHAILDSQVKEHTAQVGSCIGWE from the coding sequence ATGGCGGGGCTTGAGCTGTTGTCTGACGAAGGCTATCGTTTGGACGGCCGAAAACCGTTCGAACAGAGAAAAATAGCCTGTAGATTAGGTGTTTTCACTCAAGCTGATGGATCAGCCTACATCGAGCAAGGTAATGCCAAAGTCCTTGCAGCAGTTTACGGTCCTCACGAACCGCGAGGCAGTCGTTCCCGCTCTTTCCATGACCGTGTGTTAGTCAACTGTCAGTTCAGCATGGCCACATTCAGTACTTTGGAAAGGAAGCGTCGACCCCGAGGTGATAAGAAGTCGCAGGAAATGACCCTGCACATCCAGCAAGCCTTTGAAGCTTCTATTCTGACTCAACTGTACCCTCGGTCACAAATCGATATCTTCGTGGAAGTGCTGCAGTCGGACGGAGGCACGTTGAGCGTTTGCATCAATGCTGCCACTCTGGCGCTAATTGATGCTGGTATTGCGCTGAAAGACTATGTGTGCGCATGTTCTGTGGGTTTTGTCGACGGTGTCCCGCTTGTTGACATAAGCCATTTAGAAGAGTCCTTGCGTGGCCCCGAGCTCACAGTTGCCGTGCTTCCGAAGTCGCAGCAGATGGTTCTGCTTGAAATGACTTCTCGTGTTCACGTGGATAACTTGCAGAAAATGCTGGACGCTGCTGTAAAAGGTTGCATCGACGTACATGCAATACTTGACAGTCAAGTGAAGGAGCACACAGCTCAAGTCGGTTCGTGCATCGGCTGGGAATAA